Proteins from one Thalassophryne amazonica chromosome 20, fThaAma1.1, whole genome shotgun sequence genomic window:
- the trib1 gene encoding tribbles homolog 1, with product MNLQWSSPVPCIRARRAAHKRLESDDQPPAKCARLSAEAGDAHGLLLGTSPGSPVSQTSASNPVPATHQGPSRIGPFLLLPLAERESVHSAMNTDTGDELVCKVFDMGVYQEKMRPYGVLPAHRNVAAIRDIILGDRKAYVFLEKDFGDMHTLVKSCRRLDEERARSLFQQVALAVAHCHRAGVVLGDLKLRKFIFADEKRSQVRLESLEDCRVLEDPNDDSMSDTHGCPAYVSPEILSGSAPYSGKMADMWSLGVMLYTMLVGRYPFHDPDPATLFSKIRRGQCCLPEGLSPKAKCLLQSLLRKEPGERLTASELLAHPWFHKPPSPQEAAAGEQEGTSGEQIVPSFDVEEEDDLFC from the exons ATGAACTTGCAGTGGAGCAGTCCGGTGCCCTGCATCCGCGCCCGGAGAGCCGCGCACAAGCGGCTGGAGTCGGACGACCAGCCGCCGGCTAAATGCGCCAGGCTGAGCGCCGAGGCGGGAGACGCGCACGGACTCCTCCTCGGCACCTCTCCCGGGTCTCCGGtgagccagacatcggcatcgaACCCCGTCCCGGCGACCCACCAGGGTCCATCCAGGATAGGACCGTTCCTGCTTCTTCCCCTGGCGGAACGGGAGAGCGTGCACAGCGCGATGAACACGGACACGGGCGACGAGCTGGTGTGCAAG GTCTTTGACATGGGGGTCTACCAGGAGAAGATGCGACCCTACGGGGTTCTACCAGCGCACAGGAATGTGGCCGCCATCAGGGACATCATCCTCGGTGACCGCAAGGCATATGTGTTCCTGGAGAAGGACTTTGGGGACATGCATACTCTGGTGAAGAGCTGCCGCAGGCTGGATGAGGAGCGGGCCCGCAGTCTCTTTCAGCAGGTGGCGCTGGCCGTGGCGCACTGCCACCGCGCAGGTGTTGTGCTAGGTGACCTCAAACTTCGCAAGTTCATCTTCGCTGATGAGAAAAG GTCACAGGTGAGACTAGAAAGCCTGGAGGACTGTCGGGTCCTGGAAGACCCAAATGACGACTCCATGTCAGACACGCACGGCTGCCCCGCCTACGTCAGTCCAGAGATCCTGAGTGGCTCCGCCCCTTACTCTGGAAAGATGGCTGACATGTGGAGCCTGGGGGTCATGCTGTACACCATGCTGGTGGGCCGTTACCCCTTCCACGACCCAGACCCTGCCACGCTGTTCTCTAAAATCCGCAGAGGCCAGTGCTGTTTGCCAGAGGGCTTGTCGCCCAAAGCCAAGTGTCTTCTGCAAAGCCTGCTGAGGAAGGAACCGGGAGAGAGACTCACAGCAAGCGAGCTGCTCGCTCACCCGTGGTTCCACAAGCCGCCATCGCCACAGGAAGCAGCGGCGGGTGAACAGGAAGGGACCTCGGGAGAACAGATTGTGCCATCATTTGACGTGGAGGAAGAAGACGATCTATTCTGTTGA